The Candidatus Nanopelagicus abundans genome includes a region encoding these proteins:
- the trpD gene encoding anthranilate phosphoribosyltransferase produces the protein MAWDLIFNSLSASEDLSSDQITWAMGQILEGKASNDQIKQFLLGLKAKGESAKEVQALVSQMYSYCAPINITERAVDTVGTGGDGANTINISTTAAIITNAAGARVVKHGNRAASSKSGAADLLEALGIKIDLTGSEVEQTVHKIGIGFCFAPIFHSSMKYAAAARKELGTPTIFNILGPLANPANAIACAIGVARAELLPLMSQVLLEQGKEGFVFRGDDGLDEVSLSTTTQVIQINDGKLTQSEFNPADLGITSSSVSDLVGGVAKYNADMTMKIFSGLKGPMRDAVTLNAAFAIAAFKADFNLPLQTQIANGFVLANKAIDSGAALSVVKKWGELTNEIVSAR, from the coding sequence ATGGCTTGGGATTTAATTTTTAACTCACTATCTGCGTCAGAGGATTTATCTTCAGATCAGATTACTTGGGCGATGGGGCAAATTTTAGAGGGCAAAGCTAGTAATGATCAGATAAAGCAATTTTTACTTGGCCTTAAAGCAAAAGGTGAGAGTGCTAAAGAAGTTCAGGCCCTTGTCTCACAAATGTATTCCTATTGCGCCCCAATAAATATTACCGAGCGGGCAGTTGACACGGTTGGTACCGGTGGAGATGGTGCTAATACAATAAATATTTCAACTACTGCCGCAATAATTACAAACGCAGCTGGTGCTCGAGTGGTTAAGCATGGCAATCGCGCGGCCAGCTCTAAATCTGGAGCTGCTGATCTATTAGAGGCATTGGGCATAAAGATTGATTTAACTGGCAGTGAGGTTGAGCAAACTGTTCACAAGATCGGGATTGGCTTTTGTTTTGCGCCCATATTTCATTCATCAATGAAGTATGCCGCAGCTGCGCGCAAAGAACTTGGCACACCAACAATTTTTAATATTTTAGGACCGTTAGCAAATCCAGCCAATGCAATCGCCTGCGCTATTGGGGTAGCAAGAGCGGAGTTACTGCCATTAATGTCGCAGGTATTACTTGAACAAGGTAAAGAGGGTTTTGTTTTTCGTGGCGATGATGGTTTAGATGAGGTTTCACTATCTACTACCACCCAAGTTATTCAAATAAATGATGGCAAGTTAACTCAGTCTGAATTTAATCCAGCAGATTTAGGAATAACCTCAAGCTCAGTCTCTGATTTAGTAGGGGGAGTTGCAAAATACAATGCTGATATGACTATGAAAATCTTTTCAGGACTTAAGGGACCAATGCGAGATGCAGTCACTCTAAATGCTGCCTTTGCAATTGCTGCTTTTAAGGCTGATTTTAATTTGCCACTACAAACCCAGATTGCAAATGGTTTTGTATTAGCAAATAAGGCGATCGATTCAGGGGCTGCATTATCGGTAGTGAAGAAGTGGGGCGAACTTACAAATGAGATTGTCTCAGCTAGATAG
- a CDS encoding MarC family protein codes for MQDALTISALTFGTQAFVTLFVILDPPGAAPIFLSLASGKSIKVQRRLAWQAATVSLFVIVTFALFGNALLGYLNISLPALQGAGGILLLITGLGLLTGSITDSDSAASQNIALVPLGTPLLAGPGAIVTTMLYVQKADGNEQLGALAIAIVAVHLIIGITFMFSTKILSVIKDSGVTLLARIAGLLLSAIAVEMIVSAIKAFFNIG; via the coding sequence ATGCAAGATGCACTTACAATTTCAGCACTCACCTTTGGTACTCAAGCCTTTGTAACATTATTTGTTATTTTAGATCCACCGGGAGCGGCTCCAATTTTCTTAAGTTTGGCATCTGGAAAATCAATCAAAGTTCAACGCAGATTGGCATGGCAGGCAGCTACCGTCTCACTTTTTGTAATTGTTACTTTTGCATTATTTGGTAACGCACTTTTAGGTTATTTAAATATCTCACTACCTGCACTACAGGGAGCAGGTGGCATACTGCTTTTAATTACTGGACTTGGCCTACTTACTGGCTCAATTACCGACAGTGACTCTGCTGCTTCTCAAAATATTGCACTCGTTCCACTTGGTACACCACTACTTGCAGGCCCTGGCGCAATTGTGACCACAATGTTGTATGTACAAAAGGCGGATGGAAATGAACAGTTAGGGGCGCTAGCAATTGCAATTGTGGCAGTTCACTTAATTATTGGCATTACCTTTATGTTCTCAACCAAAATCCTTTCCGTAATTAAGGATTCTGGCGTCACACTTCTTGCACGCATTGCTGGCTTACTTCTATCAGCAATTGCAGTAGAGATGATAGTTAGCGCTATAAAGGCTTTCTTTAATATTGGCTAA
- a CDS encoding response regulator transcription factor: protein MEKLVIALYSDDSTVRASVIAALGKRLDQSLPEHEIKEFATAPALRLYVDNKKQVDLFVLDAEAVPEGGMGVARQLKDEVFNCPPVLLITGREQDNWLAAWSKAEATVTHPIDPFNIAAKCAALLKSDSALAN from the coding sequence ATGGAAAAGTTAGTAATAGCCCTTTATTCCGATGATTCAACCGTTCGAGCATCAGTTATCGCAGCATTAGGTAAACGCCTAGATCAAAGTTTGCCAGAGCATGAGATTAAAGAGTTTGCCACAGCCCCTGCTCTGCGCCTTTACGTTGATAACAAAAAACAGGTTGATCTTTTTGTATTAGATGCTGAGGCAGTTCCAGAAGGTGGCATGGGAGTTGCGCGGCAATTAAAAGATGAGGTATTTAATTGTCCACCAGTTTTATTAATTACAGGCCGTGAACAAGATAATTGGTTAGCAGCTTGGTCAAAAGCTGAGGCCACTGTGACTCATCCAATTGATCCATTTAATATTGCGGCAAAGTGTGCTGCGCTACTTAAGTCTGACTCTGCGCTCGCAAATTAG
- a CDS encoding cytochrome c oxidase subunit 3 — protein sequence MTTYAQAPVKTNRPNLVAVGTIVWLASELMFFAALFAMYFTTRAVQGPKVWAESAGMLNIPFSATNTTVLVLSSVTCQYGVFAAERFQARRSGSLWQFSKWGMREWFALTFLMGAFFIAGQVYEYAELVHEGLTLSYSPYGSVFYMTTGFHGLHVTGGLIAFLIVLIRVFRAQKFGHNQATTAIVVSYYWHFVDIVWIALFSAIYLIK from the coding sequence GTGACTACATATGCCCAGGCTCCAGTTAAGACTAACCGTCCTAACCTTGTAGCAGTTGGCACCATTGTTTGGTTGGCATCTGAATTAATGTTTTTTGCCGCTCTCTTTGCAATGTATTTCACAACTAGAGCAGTTCAAGGGCCGAAGGTATGGGCTGAATCTGCTGGGATGTTAAATATTCCATTTTCAGCAACTAATACCACCGTTTTAGTGCTCTCCTCTGTTACATGTCAGTACGGAGTATTTGCAGCCGAGCGCTTTCAAGCACGCAGATCAGGTAGCTTATGGCAATTTAGTAAATGGGGAATGCGCGAATGGTTTGCCTTAACTTTTTTGATGGGTGCATTTTTTATTGCCGGTCAAGTATATGAATATGCTGAATTAGTTCACGAAGGATTAACACTATCTTATAGTCCATATGGCTCAGTTTTTTATATGACTACTGGTTTTCACGGCCTGCATGTGACCGGTGGTTTAATTGCATTCTTAATTGTTTTAATTAGAGTATTTAGGGCGCAAAAATTTGGTCATAACCAAGCAACCACAGCAATTGTGGTCTCCTACTACTGGCACTTTGTAGATATTGTGTGGATCGCACTCTTCTCTGCCATCTACCTAATTAAATAA
- a CDS encoding kynureninase: protein MKATDRDYALSLDAKDPLAKYKSQFVITDPDLCYLDGNSLGRLPKKTIESISNFLTNEWGPEVVTGWSHWVDEAQPTGDLLGAAALGAAAGQILVCDTTSVNFYQLCLAAIKARPDRKTIITDKANFPTDRYILEGIATQFDLKLVIIDNENPKIAEHERITTDVLAPYLNEDVALVTLEVIQYRSGARSDIKAITDQVRKIGGLVVWDASHAVGAIELDLDANGVDLCVGCTYKYGNSGPGSPAWLYVSKRIQNQLQVPIQGWFAQEDQFEMGSEFKRTESIRGFQIASPSLMGIRCVQSAFEMIKEAGIKSIAEKAGIGTDLMISLFDAWLKPLGFVLNTPRDAKQRGGHISLVHPDAAKICVALREIANVIPDYRTPNSIRVAISPLTTSYTEVWDGFLRMKELVESGKYKEVAASGSRVT from the coding sequence ATGAAAGCAACTGATCGAGATTATGCACTCTCACTAGATGCAAAAGACCCGCTTGCAAAATATAAATCCCAATTCGTAATTACTGATCCAGATTTATGTTATTTAGATGGTAATTCACTTGGTAGATTGCCTAAAAAAACTATCGAGAGTATTTCAAATTTTTTAACAAATGAGTGGGGACCAGAAGTAGTGACTGGGTGGAGTCATTGGGTAGATGAAGCCCAACCAACCGGTGATTTACTTGGGGCTGCAGCATTAGGCGCAGCTGCTGGGCAGATCCTAGTTTGTGATACAACATCGGTTAATTTTTATCAACTGTGTCTAGCAGCAATTAAGGCACGTCCGGATCGAAAAACAATTATTACAGATAAGGCAAATTTTCCTACCGATCGATATATTCTAGAAGGAATCGCAACCCAGTTTGATTTGAAGTTAGTAATTATTGATAATGAAAATCCAAAAATTGCAGAGCATGAGCGAATTACAACTGATGTGCTAGCTCCTTATTTAAATGAGGATGTTGCACTGGTAACACTTGAAGTTATTCAATATCGATCTGGAGCAAGAAGTGATATTAAAGCAATTACAGATCAGGTGAGAAAAATTGGCGGATTAGTAGTTTGGGATGCTAGCCATGCAGTTGGCGCAATTGAATTAGATTTAGATGCAAATGGTGTTGACCTATGCGTGGGATGTACATACAAGTACGGAAACTCAGGTCCTGGTTCACCCGCATGGCTTTATGTTTCAAAACGTATTCAAAATCAATTACAGGTACCTATTCAAGGTTGGTTTGCGCAGGAGGATCAGTTTGAAATGGGTTCAGAGTTTAAACGCACTGAAAGTATTCGTGGCTTCCAAATAGCTAGTCCATCCCTTATGGGAATACGTTGTGTGCAGAGTGCATTTGAAATGATTAAAGAGGCTGGAATTAAAAGTATTGCAGAAAAAGCTGGCATAGGGACCGATTTAATGATTTCATTATTTGATGCTTGGCTTAAACCATTAGGTTTTGTTTTAAATACACCAAGAGATGCAAAACAAAGAGGTGGGCATATCTCATTAGTTCACCCTGATGCAGCCAAGATTTGTGTGGCTCTTAGAGAGATAGCAAATGTAATTCCAGATTACCGAACACCAAACTCAATTAGGGTTGCAATTTCACCTCTGACAACTTCTTATACCGAAGTTTGGGATGGATTTTTACGTATGAAGGAGCTAGTGGAAAGTGGTAAATACAAAGAGGTAGCAGCGAGTGGTTCTCGAGTAACATGA
- a CDS encoding cytochrome b, translating to MTARERVAGTVANYVDERTGAAAWMKKNLQKVFPDHWSFMLGEIALYSFVILLLSGTFLTFWFDPSMRHVVYEGSYQPLKDVEMSAAYASALHISFDVRGGLLMRQIHHWAALIFAASIVVHLLRVFFTGAFRKPREFNWILGIALLTLAIVEGFLGYSLPDDLLSGTGVRIAHAIIQSIPVVGTYLSFFVFGGAFPGEVFIPRIYIVHVLLLPGIFLALITVHLMLVWYQKHTQYPGPGRTEKNVVGYPLMPVYMAKAGGFFFIVFGVTAFLGAVASINPIWLYGPYTPGQISAGSQPDWYMGWLDGLVRMAPPIETYIFGYTISWNILIPGLIVPGIIFTGMALYPFIESWLSGDKREHHLLDRPRNVPNRTALGVMSLTFMVIAMINGGNDIIATHFDLSINQIMWFSRIGIIVLPPLAFVITKRICLSLQRADRELVLHGKETGRLVMLPHGEFVEIHEELSAEKKFTLTQHEQPKAIALVKEDAGGVLNPKGIRARLQARFSAANAENIAKPTATEVKELEGGHH from the coding sequence ATGACCGCACGTGAGAGAGTTGCAGGAACTGTCGCTAATTATGTAGATGAGCGAACTGGCGCTGCTGCTTGGATGAAGAAAAATCTACAAAAGGTTTTTCCTGATCACTGGTCATTTATGTTAGGTGAGATAGCACTTTATTCATTTGTAATTTTATTACTCTCTGGAACCTTTTTAACCTTTTGGTTTGATCCTTCAATGCGTCATGTTGTATATGAAGGTAGTTATCAACCATTAAAAGATGTTGAGATGAGCGCTGCTTACGCCTCTGCTCTTCATATCTCCTTTGATGTTAGAGGCGGGCTATTAATGCGCCAAATACATCACTGGGCAGCTCTGATTTTTGCGGCTTCAATTGTGGTCCATCTGCTTAGAGTTTTCTTCACAGGTGCCTTCCGTAAGCCTCGTGAATTTAACTGGATTTTAGGTATTGCATTACTTACTCTTGCAATTGTTGAAGGCTTTCTTGGCTACTCACTTCCTGATGATCTTTTATCTGGAACTGGAGTAAGAATTGCCCATGCAATTATTCAATCCATTCCAGTAGTTGGTACATATTTATCTTTCTTCGTATTTGGCGGGGCGTTCCCAGGTGAAGTATTTATACCGCGAATTTATATTGTGCATGTGTTGTTACTGCCTGGAATTTTCTTAGCTTTAATTACAGTGCACTTAATGTTGGTTTGGTACCAGAAGCACACTCAGTATCCAGGACCAGGACGAACTGAGAAAAATGTTGTTGGTTATCCATTAATGCCTGTATATATGGCAAAAGCTGGTGGTTTCTTCTTTATCGTATTTGGTGTTACTGCATTCTTAGGAGCGGTTGCATCTATTAACCCAATCTGGCTCTATGGTCCCTACACACCAGGGCAGATCTCTGCCGGCTCGCAACCTGATTGGTATATGGGTTGGCTAGATGGTTTAGTCCGAATGGCGCCACCTATTGAAACTTATATTTTTGGATACACAATCTCTTGGAATATTTTGATTCCAGGTTTAATAGTTCCAGGAATTATTTTTACCGGTATGGCGCTCTACCCATTTATTGAAAGCTGGCTAAGTGGTGATAAGCGTGAGCACCATTTGCTTGATCGCCCAAGAAATGTGCCAAATAGAACCGCACTTGGCGTTATGTCTCTAACATTTATGGTTATTGCAATGATCAATGGTGGAAATGACATTATTGCCACCCATTTTGACTTAAGTATTAACCAAATTATGTGGTTCTCTCGGATTGGAATTATTGTCCTGCCACCGCTTGCCTTTGTGATTACCAAGCGTATTTGTTTATCACTACAGCGAGCAGATCGTGAACTAGTGCTGCATGGTAAAGAAACTGGACGATTAGTAATGCTTCCACATGGTGAGTTTGTAGAAATTCACGAAGAACTATCTGCTGAAAAGAAATTCACCCTTACCCAACATGAGCAGCCAAAGGCGATTGCACTTGTTAAAGAAGATGCGGGTGGTGTGCTAAATCCAAAGGGAATAAGAGCAAGACTACAAGCAAGATTTAGCGCAGCTAATGCTGAGAATATTGCAAAACCAACTGCTACTGAGGTTAAAGAGCTTGAGGGCGGGCACCACTAA
- a CDS encoding exonuclease domain-containing protein, producing MALGTTSLSQATFVVVDLETTGASPNKGAAITEIGAVKVRSGEYLGNFESFVNPLSPIPDYITQMTGITDLMLAKAPVIDEILPAFLEFAGKHNEVIIVAHNAPFDLSFLKSAAKELDIMWPKYKTLDTVTIARQVLTKEKVPNCKLQTLAQYFGTTTQPNHRALDDAKATTEILHGLLERLGSFDVNTVDALMEFAKTAAHIQRQNYWGLSSI from the coding sequence ATGGCTTTAGGTACTACCTCCTTATCTCAGGCAACATTTGTAGTTGTAGATTTGGAGACTACTGGTGCGTCCCCTAATAAAGGTGCAGCTATTACTGAGATTGGCGCAGTTAAAGTTAGAAGTGGTGAATATCTTGGAAACTTTGAATCATTTGTAAACCCACTCTCACCAATTCCAGATTACATAACTCAGATGACTGGCATTACTGACTTAATGTTGGCAAAAGCTCCAGTAATTGATGAGATTTTGCCAGCATTTCTTGAATTTGCTGGTAAACATAATGAAGTGATAATTGTTGCTCATAACGCACCATTTGATTTAAGTTTTCTTAAAAGCGCTGCTAAGGAATTAGACATTATGTGGCCAAAATATAAAACACTAGATACGGTAACTATTGCCCGACAGGTGCTAACTAAGGAGAAAGTACCAAACTGTAAACTTCAAACACTGGCTCAGTACTTTGGCACTACGACGCAACCTAACCATCGGGCATTAGATGATGCAAAAGCAACTACTGAAATTCTCCATGGATTACTTGAACGTTTAGGATCTTTTGATGTTAATACCGTGGATGCCTTAATGGAGTTTGCAAAAACTGCTGCGCATATCCAGCGACAAAATTATTGGGGATTAAGCTCTATCTAG
- a CDS encoding ubiquinol-cytochrome c reductase iron-sulfur subunit, which translates to MSKELEPLADPGLPEHVHRKADIDPIAAKRAERQVAVLFALSGAGTLLFIYSFFFIKDDVFIFLPIMGNTNAHQLGIGMGMALSLLFIGFGAVHWAKTLMPDQEVIAYRHELKSAPEDRSEFVKTAKEGAEQAGLGRRPLIKRSLAAAVGLAGLPAVILLRDLGPLPGNSLNETNWKTGTKLVTDPGDRPIKASDLEVGGVAQVMPALLAGQKRTLEDIAKDAVLLIRLRPSEFQLDAERLSWTHEGIIAFSKICSHMGCAVALYEQTTKHLLCPCHQSTFDVTRAAKVIFGPSARPLPQLAITVDADGYLIAKQPFTEAVGPSFWERKS; encoded by the coding sequence ATGTCTAAAGAATTAGAGCCGCTAGCAGATCCAGGTTTGCCAGAGCACGTCCACCGCAAAGCAGATATTGATCCAATCGCTGCCAAGCGTGCAGAGCGACAAGTTGCAGTCTTATTCGCACTCTCTGGTGCAGGGACTTTGTTATTTATCTATTCATTCTTCTTCATTAAAGATGACGTCTTTATTTTCTTACCAATTATGGGAAATACAAATGCCCATCAATTAGGTATTGGCATGGGCATGGCGCTCAGTCTTTTATTTATTGGCTTTGGCGCAGTTCACTGGGCAAAAACTTTAATGCCAGATCAAGAGGTAATTGCTTATCGTCATGAATTAAAATCAGCACCGGAAGACCGCAGCGAATTTGTTAAGACTGCTAAAGAGGGCGCTGAGCAAGCAGGACTAGGACGTCGCCCACTTATTAAAAGAAGTTTGGCAGCAGCAGTTGGTCTTGCTGGTTTACCTGCTGTAATTTTACTTCGAGACCTTGGACCACTTCCTGGTAACTCATTAAATGAAACAAATTGGAAGACTGGTACAAAATTAGTTACTGATCCAGGTGATCGCCCAATTAAAGCTAGTGATCTTGAAGTTGGCGGTGTTGCTCAAGTTATGCCAGCACTTCTAGCCGGTCAAAAGCGAACTCTTGAAGATATTGCCAAGGATGCAGTTTTATTAATTAGATTGCGTCCATCTGAGTTCCAATTAGATGCTGAGCGTTTATCTTGGACTCATGAAGGAATTATTGCCTTCTCAAAGATTTGCTCACATATGGGATGCGCCGTTGCTTTATATGAACAAACTACAAAACATTTACTTTGCCCATGTCATCAATCAACCTTTGATGTGACCCGGGCCGCAAAGGTTATCTTTGGTCCTTCGGCTCGACCTCTGCCACAATTGGCTATCACTGTTGATGCTGATGGATATTTAATTGCTAAACAACCATTTACAGAGGCAGTTGGCCCTAGCTTTTGGGAGAGAAAATCATGA
- a CDS encoding c-type cytochrome: protein MKFISKYRRRKGALPILIMLALTGLGLTFSAATAAPAKNTMTASAKSTVIEEGKEIFLKGCSSCHGLNLEGGAVAPALIGVGAASVDFQVGTGRMPMQDMSQQAARKTPVYNEEQVAALAAYVASLAPGPRAYTNEEITWERDGNTAEGGELFRNNCAMCHNFAGQGGALSQGKYAPTVMGVEAKHIYEVMITGPQSMPVFSDTIITPEEKLSVIKWIKAAENEPNLGGAALGRVGPVTEGLLVWTFGLGLLIGIAVWLTAKAR, encoded by the coding sequence ATGAAATTTATCTCTAAATACCGTCGCCGCAAAGGCGCACTTCCAATATTAATTATGTTAGCACTCACTGGCTTAGGTTTAACATTTTCAGCAGCCACAGCTGCGCCAGCTAAAAACACAATGACCGCCTCTGCTAAATCCACGGTTATTGAAGAAGGTAAAGAGATATTTTTAAAGGGATGTTCTTCTTGTCATGGTTTAAATCTTGAAGGGGGCGCTGTTGCTCCTGCTTTAATTGGAGTTGGCGCTGCCTCTGTTGATTTTCAAGTTGGCACCGGACGCATGCCGATGCAGGATATGAGTCAACAAGCTGCGCGTAAGACTCCTGTTTATAATGAAGAGCAGGTTGCAGCCCTTGCTGCATATGTTGCATCCCTTGCTCCAGGTCCTCGTGCTTATACAAATGAGGAAATAACTTGGGAGCGAGATGGCAATACTGCTGAAGGTGGAGAGTTATTTAGAAATAACTGTGCGATGTGCCATAACTTTGCTGGCCAAGGTGGCGCTCTTTCACAAGGAAAATATGCTCCCACAGTAATGGGAGTAGAGGCAAAACATATTTATGAAGTAATGATTACTGGTCCACAATCAATGCCAGTTTTTTCTGACACAATTATTACACCAGAGGAAAAACTTTCAGTTATTAAATGGATTAAAGCAGCAGAGAATGAGCCAAACTTAGGTGGGGCCGCCCTTGGTCGAGTCGGACCAGTAACTGAAGGTTTATTAGTTTGGACATTTGGCCTTGGACTTTTAATTGGTATTGCTGTTTGGCTAACTGCAAAGGCAAGGTAG
- a CDS encoding tryptophan 2,3-dioxygenase, producing MSENFDSALTYNSYLGIDELLKLQKPISDGPEHDEMLFIIIHQTYELWFKQLIHEFKQAQKALESGDTYYSLSLLGRIRTILKVCVAQIDILETMTPLQFNAFRSYLSSSSGFQSAQFRKVEALLGRRDSKMASHLPPNVQQEIAELTKSNSLWDSALIFLTKRGHQMPDEVLKRDKSQAYIENKAVQDVLLTLHRNDPETSIVCERLVDIDEGLQEWRYRHVKMVERTIGQKIGTGGSSGVGYLSGTLSKPVFPDLWQIRSSF from the coding sequence ATGAGTGAGAACTTTGATTCTGCCCTAACCTATAACTCATATCTGGGTATAGATGAATTACTTAAACTACAAAAACCAATATCAGATGGACCAGAGCATGATGAGATGCTGTTTATTATCATCCATCAAACATATGAATTATGGTTTAAACAATTAATTCATGAGTTTAAACAGGCACAAAAAGCCTTAGAGTCTGGTGATACTTACTACTCATTATCTTTACTTGGGCGGATCAGAACTATTTTGAAAGTTTGTGTTGCCCAAATAGATATTTTAGAGACGATGACTCCATTGCAATTTAATGCATTCCGCTCATACTTATCCTCATCAAGTGGTTTTCAATCTGCACAATTTAGAAAAGTAGAGGCTTTATTAGGCAGGCGGGACAGTAAAATGGCATCACATTTGCCGCCAAATGTGCAGCAAGAGATAGCTGAATTAACTAAAAGTAATTCACTATGGGACTCAGCACTGATCTTTTTAACAAAACGCGGGCATCAAATGCCAGATGAGGTATTAAAGCGCGATAAGTCCCAGGCTTATATTGAAAACAAAGCAGTCCAGGATGTTTTACTTACACTACATCGAAATGATCCAGAGACATCTATTGTTTGTGAGCGATTAGTTGATATCGATGAAGGATTACAAGAGTGGCGATATCGTCATGTGAAAATGGTTGAGCGAACAATTGGCCAAAAAATTGGAACTGGTGGATCAAGCGGAGTTGGTTACTTAAGTGGCACATTATCTAAACCAGTTTTTCCAGATCTTTGGCAGATTAGATCGAGTTTTTAA